CGGCGCCGTGAACAGCAGCTCGTAATCGTCCCCGCCGGTCAGCACGGCCTCGACGACCGACTTGTCCTGCTCGATGGCGGCCCAGGCCGCCGCCGACAGGGGCAGTCGGTCAATGCGGATTTCAGCGGCCACGGAGGACACCTCGGCAATATGCTTCAGGTCGCCCACCAGCCCGTCGGAGACATCCAGCATGGCGCTGGCGAGGCCGGTCAGACGGGGACCAAGCCCGACACGAGGACGCGGCAGGCGATAGCGGTCGGCCAGGAACTCCTGATGCTCGCGAGACAGGCCCGCAAGCCCGCCCTGCAGCACACGCAGCCCCAGCGCGCCATCGCCCAGCGTACCGGAGAGGAAGATCAGGTCGCCGGCCCGCGCGCCGCCGCGCGTCACCGCCTGCCCCTTCGGAATGCGCCCCAGCACGGTTATCGAGACCATCAGCGGCCCCGGCGTGGAAACGCTGTCACCGCCCAGCAGGGTGACACCGAAGGCTTCCTGATCGCTCCTGAGCCCATCGGCGAAGCGTTCCAGCCAGGCCTCGCCCGCCGGGCCGCCCAGCGCGCGCGGCAGCGCCGTGACCAGGGTATAGCCGAACGGCACCGCCCCCATCGCCGCAATGTCGGAGAGATTGACTCTGAGGGTCTTGCGCGCCACCAGATCGGGCGGATCGTCCGGCAGGAAATGCACCCCGGACACCATCGCATCCGTGGTGACGACAATTTCCTCCCCCGCCACGCAGTCGAACACCGCGGCATCATCGGTCAGGCCGAACGCCCCCTTCGCGGACCGGGCCAGCGGCGCGAAATAACGGGCGATACGGTCAAACTCGTTGAGAGAGGGAGTGCCACTCACGAGGTCTGGAACTCCTCCGGCCGCAAGGTCCGCGCGATCTTGTCCAGCACGCCGTTCACGAAGCCCGGCTCCTTGCCCTCGAAGAAGGCATGCGTCAGATCGACATATTCGTTGATGACAACACGGGCCGGCACATCGCCCTTTGCCAGCATCTCGAAGCCGGCGGCACGCAGGATCGCGCGCATCACCGCTTCCAGCCGGTCCAGCGGCCAATCCGCCGGCAGCACGGCAGTCAGGATGGGGTCGATATCCTTTTCCGCCCGGTGAAACACGCCATGGACGATTTCCTTCAGCAGCGAGACATCGGCCTGGCTGAGCGCCTCGCCCTCCACCTCGCCGGCCGAGGCGCTGGCAAGAAAGTCCGGCAGGGCGGTCTGCGGCGGCTCATCCGTCATCTCGATGCGGTAGAGGATCTGCACCGCCTGCAGGCGCGCGACCGACCGACCGCGCGACTTGGCGGTCGCTCCCGCCCTGGGCTTGCCCTTACCCTCCGTCATCCTCACGACACCCCAAAGCGCTGTTTCAGGCCGATCATCGCCAGGCACGCCTCCGCGGCGTCCTTACCCTTGTTCTTCTTCGTCACGCTGGCCCGCGCCCAGGCCTGGTCGCCATTCTCGCAGGTCAGAATGCCATAGCCGATCGCCAGGCGCTGCTGGATCGCCAGATTCTGCAACCCGCGCGCGCTTTCCCCGCAAACATAATCATAATGCGTGGTCTCGCCGCGAATCACGCAGCCGAGCGCGACATAGCCGGCATATTTATCGCCCTGCGCGGCGTAGGCGATGGCGGCCGGAATCTCGAAGGCGCCCGGCACGGCGATACGGTCATAGGTGACGCCGGCCGCGTCCAGCGCCGCCATTGCCCCCTTCACAAGCTCATCGGCCAAGTCCTCGTAGAACCGTGCCTCCACGATCAGCACATGTGTCATTGGCTCAGGCGCCCTTTTCCGTTGCGTTGGATATCGGCCGGCGTTCTACGATGCTGAGGCCATAACCGTCCAGACCGACGATGTTCTTCTGGCTGTTCGACAACAGGATCATGTCCCGGATACCGAGGTCGAGCAGGATCTGCGCGCCGACACCATAGTCGCGCAGCTCGCCGCCGGCACTTTCATGCTCCAGACGCGCGCGCACCGTATCGGACAGGGCGGTAGCGCTGGGTTCGCGGATCAGTACGACGACGCCGCGCCCGGCCTCGGCGATCTGCGCCATCGCGGCCTGCAGCTGGCCACCCTTGCCGCTGCCCCGGTCGCCCAGCACATCGTCCAGCACGTTCAATGCGTGCATGCGCACCAGCACCGGCTCCGGCGTCGAGATATCGCCCTTCACCAGCGCGATATGCTCGGCATAGGTCGCCTTGTTCACATACAGCACCATGCGGAACGCGCCGCCATGCAGCGTCTCGATCTGGCTTTCCAGGCTGCGCCGCACGATGCTCTCGGTACGCCGGCGGTGCGCAATCAGATCGGCGATGGTGCCGACCTTCAGCCCGTGAAACTGCGCGAACTGAATCAGGTCGGGCAGCCGCGCCATGGTGCCGTCATCGTTCATGATCTCGCAGATCACGCCGGCCGGCAGCAGACCGGCCATGCGGGCGATATCGACGGCGGCCTCGGTATGGCCGGCGCGCACCAGCACGCCGCCCTCGCGTGCCACCAGCGGGAAGACATGGCCCGGCGTGACGATCTCGTCGCGGCCGCAGGCCGGATCGATGGCGACCGCGATGGTCCGCGCCCGGTCGGCTGCGGAAATGCCGGTCGTCACCCCGTCCTTCGCCTCAATGGAGACGGTGAAGGCGGTTTCGTGCCGGGAAGTGTGCTTGCGCGGCATCAGCGGCAGCCCCAACTCGTCGATACGCTCCCGCGTCATGGCAAGGCAGATCAGGCCACGGCCGAACTTCGCCATGAAATTCACCGCCTCGGGCGTCGCCATCGAGGCCGGGATCACCAGATCGCCCTCATTCTCCCGATCCTCGTCATCGATCAGGATGAACATCTTGCCGTTGCGGGCGTCCTGAATGATCTCCTCAATGGAGGCGAGCGCCTCGTGATAGGTGGTGCGGCGCAGATCCTTGGTGTCCATGATCGCTCAATCCCTTGCCGTAAGCCGCGCGACATAGCGCGCGAGCACGTCGATTTCCATGTTCAGCCCATCGCCGGGGCGGCGGTCGGCCAGGGTGGTGTGGGTCCAGGTATGGCCCACGATGTTGATGCCGAAATGCGCCGTGCCATCCGGCCTGTCCTCGACCGCATTCACGGTGAGCGAGATGCCGTCGAGGCAGACCGAGCCCTTGGGCGCCACATAGCGCGCGAGATCCGCCGGCGCCTGCACGACCAGCCGGTGGCTGTCGCCTTCCGGCGTGACAGAGACCAGCCGTGCGATGCCATCGACATGCCCCAGCATCAGATGGCCGCCCAGCTCGTCACCCAGCCGCAGCGCGCGCTCCAGATTGATGCGCGTGCCAACCTGCCAGCCGGCCAGCGTTGTCTTCGACAGGGTTTCCGCCGAGGCGGCGACGCGGAACCAGTTGCCGCCCTCGCCCTGTCCCTTCTCCGTGACCGTCAGGCAGACGCCCGAACAGGCGATGGAGGCGCCGAGATCGATGCTATCCGGCGCATAGGCGGTCTCGATGGTCAGGACCGTATCGCCCTCCACGCGCAGATCGGCGACACGGCCGATATCGGTGACGATGCCGGTGAACATCAGGCAGTCCCATCCGGTCGATGGGCGGCGGCAGGGTTCGGGATCGGCCCCTGATCCATGGCGGCTTCCTTTGCACTACAGGTCAGCGCGCACTCGGGGCGAAAGCGGGAATCGGCGGCCCTCGCGAAAGCGCGA
This sequence is a window from Oceanibaculum indicum P24. Protein-coding genes within it:
- a CDS encoding 6,7-dimethyl-8-ribityllumazine synthase — encoded protein: MTHVLIVEARFYEDLADELVKGAMAALDAAGVTYDRIAVPGAFEIPAAIAYAAQGDKYAGYVALGCVIRGETTHYDYVCGESARGLQNLAIQQRLAIGYGILTCENGDQAWARASVTKKNKGKDAAEACLAMIGLKQRFGVS
- the nusB gene encoding transcription antitermination factor NusB; the encoded protein is MTEGKGKPRAGATAKSRGRSVARLQAVQILYRIEMTDEPPQTALPDFLASASAGEVEGEALSQADVSLLKEIVHGVFHRAEKDIDPILTAVLPADWPLDRLEAVMRAILRAAGFEMLAKGDVPARVVINEYVDLTHAFFEGKEPGFVNGVLDKIARTLRPEEFQTS
- the thiL gene encoding thiamine-phosphate kinase, with product MSGTPSLNEFDRIARYFAPLARSAKGAFGLTDDAAVFDCVAGEEIVVTTDAMVSGVHFLPDDPPDLVARKTLRVNLSDIAAMGAVPFGYTLVTALPRALGGPAGEAWLERFADGLRSDQEAFGVTLLGGDSVSTPGPLMVSITVLGRIPKGQAVTRGGARAGDLIFLSGTLGDGALGLRVLQGGLAGLSREHQEFLADRYRLPRPRVGLGPRLTGLASAMLDVSDGLVGDLKHIAEVSSVAAEIRIDRLPLSAAAWAAIEQDKSVVEAVLTGGDDYELLFTAPPSRREDVIAAAAEAGVPVAEIGRIQAGKPGVTVLDLAGEPMTLTAAGYVHF
- a CDS encoding riboflavin synthase yields the protein MFTGIVTDIGRVADLRVEGDTVLTIETAYAPDSIDLGASIACSGVCLTVTEKGQGEGGNWFRVAASAETLSKTTLAGWQVGTRINLERALRLGDELGGHLMLGHVDGIARLVSVTPEGDSHRLVVQAPADLARYVAPKGSVCLDGISLTVNAVEDRPDGTAHFGINIVGHTWTHTTLADRRPGDGLNMEIDVLARYVARLTARD
- the ribB gene encoding 3,4-dihydroxy-2-butanone-4-phosphate synthase; this translates as MDTKDLRRTTYHEALASIEEIIQDARNGKMFILIDDEDRENEGDLVIPASMATPEAVNFMAKFGRGLICLAMTRERIDELGLPLMPRKHTSRHETAFTVSIEAKDGVTTGISAADRARTIAVAIDPACGRDEIVTPGHVFPLVAREGGVLVRAGHTEAAVDIARMAGLLPAGVICEIMNDDGTMARLPDLIQFAQFHGLKVGTIADLIAHRRRTESIVRRSLESQIETLHGGAFRMVLYVNKATYAEHIALVKGDISTPEPVLVRMHALNVLDDVLGDRGSGKGGQLQAAMAQIAEAGRGVVVLIREPSATALSDTVRARLEHESAGGELRDYGVGAQILLDLGIRDMILLSNSQKNIVGLDGYGLSIVERRPISNATEKGA